DNA sequence from the Bacteroidia bacterium genome:
TAATAGTGCAGAGCTTGCATTGGCTAATGTACTCAATTATCCTAATCCATTCTCCACGTATACAGAATTTTGGTTTGAGCATAATCGCCCAAACGAACTTTTGGAGGTAACTATTCAAATCTATACTCTTTCGGGGCGCTTAATTAAGACTATTCACCAGGATATCATTTCTGAAGGCACGCAAGTGCGTAACATTCATTGGGACGGACTAGATGACTTTGGTGATAGAATTGGGCGAGGTACTTATATTTACAAAATACAACTCAAAAGTCCAAAAGACAAAAAAACTGTTTCCCAATATCAAAAGCTAGTCATTATTCGCTGATTGGCATTATTTTTTATTGAAACCTCCCTTAGGCTTTATATGTCCTTAAAAGCAAGAGAAATATTACTTACTCTACCATTACAAAAGCACCCCAATAGTACGGTTGTTTATAGTGCTTGCGAATTTGTTTCTGCGCTACTTCAAACGCTTTGCGCTTAGGCATGCCCTTTTTTTGCCAATTTTCATAAAATTTGGTCATGAGCAACTGCGTAGCTTCATCATTGACCTTCCACAAACTCATGATAATACTCCGCGCCCCTGCTACCTTAAAGGCACGCTGCAAACCATATACCCCTTCTTTACTCGCTTGACCTAAGCCCGTTTCACACGCACTTAATACCACTAGCTCCGTACTGTCTAACTCCATATTCATAACCTCAAACGCCGTTAATTTTCCATCTTCCTTGTCTAATGGACGCATCTCCATCCTATCATAATCTACTACGCCTGCAAACAAAAGCCCTGCATTGAGCATTGCCTGTGTAGAGCTCTGATACTGCCCCTTCTTGAAATATCCATGCGTAGCAATATGTAAGATACGCGGATTTTTCAAAGACTTGACAAACTCCTCTGTAGCAGCTACGCCTGTTACTACCGTAGAGTTCGGTAAAAGACCAGCAATACGCTTGACTTCCCGCTCCGCTCCCTCTAATTGACTTAAACCCTCTAAAAAGCCTTCAAATACACGTTCCTGCTTCGGCTTTTGATTATTCGGTTCGCTTTCTATTTGTAGGTCAAATTTAGGATTGCCAATTAAATAGTTGTTCTTGCTTGTGTAACTCTGCTTGCTCAAAATATCTTTGGTATTCGTTACGTTTATGACCTGTATTTCATCAAAAACATATTTTTTGCTTTGAGGATTGTACAACGTAGAAACATTGATTTGATGATACACGCCATCAGGAGAAAAATATACTGTCCTTATTCCTTTGAGTCTTTCAGCAATTGGTTTCCAAAAAACGGTATAACTTTCAGTATCTTGGGTTTTTGCAGTTATAGAACGGCGATAATTGGTAATATATTGGTTTTCTAACTCATTCCCATTATTTAGTATAACCACTTCGGGGTTAGAACTATTTTTTTTAACAATCAAAGCCATATAGACAATACTATCTTTTGCGTTAGGTCTATCTTTTGTATTGATTTTAACCATTTCAATAGCCGCTTGGTCTTTTTTGAGAACATTTTGAATGTCTTTCCAAGTTATAGTTTTGGGGGTAAAAGTATGCGCAAAATCCTCACTTTTTAAGGCTAACCGCTTTTCTAATTCATTTGCTTGCTGTGCCAAACTGTCTAAGTTAATTTTCTTTTGCTCTCTTTCATTGATAGTCAAATTTTGAGCTTTGGCATATTGGTCTTTGGTTAGTTTCCATTCTACATATAGTTTTTTTAGTTCCTCATCTTTGCTATTCAAAATACGATTTTTGATTTTTTCTGTGCTTTGTAAAATAAGCCCTTTGGTTTGTAGCACTAAATTGTAACTTTCTTGAGTAATGGCAGGATTCTGCAAATGTCTTTTTAAGACAAAAAGTTGAAAGTTATTAAAATATTTGTTGATATTTGCTTGGACATACTTTTCTTTTTCATTTTCCGAGAGGTTTTTGAAATTAGATTGGATTTCTTTAAGTTTGATGAATAAGACTTGTTTGTATAATGATTCAGCTTTACTATGCTTATCTTGGTCAGCATACAGCCTTGCTAAATTATTACAGGATAGTGCATAATTAGGATGTTCTCTTCCTAGTGTCTTGGCAAATATTTCTTTGGCTTCCTTGAATAATAGTTCAGCTTCGGTGTATTTACCTTGCTCTTGGTATAAGCCAGCCAAACCATTACAAGATTGTGCATAATCTGGATGTTCTTTACCAAATATTCTATTGTGTATATCGGCAGATTCTTTGTATAGATGTTCAGCTTCATCATATCTTCCTTGTAAAAGATATAATCTTGCTAAGTTGTTACAAACAAGTGCGTAGTGTGGATGTTCCTTACCTAGTAATTCCTGTATTATTTTTTGTGCTTCAACATAAAGAGACTCTGCGGATAAGTATTTTTTGTAGGTTTGGTATAAAAAACCAAGACTATTACAGATATTGGCATAGGTAGGATGTTTTTCCGTTAGTATTTTTGTAACTATTTTTTTAGATTCCTTATATAACTCTTCTGCTTCAAAAAATCGCCCTTGTAAAATATACAGAGCAGATAAGTTGTTACAACAAAGTACATATTCATAGCTTTCTTTTGTTAAAGTTTTAGCAATTTTTTCTTTTGCTTCTTTGTAGTATAGTTCTGCTTCGGGATATTTACCTTGTGTCTGACACAAAAAAGCAAGATTATTACAAAACTTTGGGTATTCAGGATGACTATCTCCAACTACCTCCAAAACCACTTTCATTCCTTCTTTGAATAAAGTTTCTGCTTCTATGTATCTACCTAAGCTCATGTGCAATAGTCCCAAATTATTACAACTATTCGCATAAATAAGATTTTTTTTACCTATTGTTTTTAATGCTATTTTGATAGTTTCATTTGAAACATGGGTGGCTATTGAGTATTTACCTTGGCGTTGATATATCAAACTTAAAGCGTTACAGCAAGATATATACCTTTCTGTGTTATTTTTTGAATACGCGCTATCTTTTTTAGCCA
Encoded proteins:
- a CDS encoding CHAT domain-containing protein produces the protein MKSVFYCVLTFFVLFNFAQSWQSAYDSCVKYQKQQHYKKAAEWGDIALSLYEKQAVTKDTNYSSILESQVNNLYNLGMYQQAEILAKKDSAYSKNNTERYISCCNALSLIYQRQGKYSIATHVSNETIKIALKTIGKKNLIYANSCNNLGLLHMSLGRYIEAETLFKEGMKVVLEVVGDSHPEYPKFCNNLAFLCQTQGKYPEAELYYKEAKEKIAKTLTKESYEYVLCCNNLSALYILQGRFFEAEELYKESKKIVTKILTEKHPTYANICNSLGFLYQTYKKYLSAESLYVEAQKIIQELLGKEHPHYALVCNNLARLYLLQGRYDEAEHLYKESADIHNRIFGKEHPDYAQSCNGLAGLYQEQGKYTEAELLFKEAKEIFAKTLGREHPNYALSCNNLARLYADQDKHSKAESLYKQVLFIKLKEIQSNFKNLSENEKEKYVQANINKYFNNFQLFVLKRHLQNPAITQESYNLVLQTKGLILQSTEKIKNRILNSKDEELKKLYVEWKLTKDQYAKAQNLTINEREQKKINLDSLAQQANELEKRLALKSEDFAHTFTPKTITWKDIQNVLKKDQAAIEMVKINTKDRPNAKDSIVYMALIVKKNSSNPEVVILNNGNELENQYITNYRRSITAKTQDTESYTVFWKPIAERLKGIRTVYFSPDGVYHQINVSTLYNPQSKKYVFDEIQVINVTNTKDILSKQSYTSKNNYLIGNPKFDLQIESEPNNQKPKQERVFEGFLEGLSQLEGAEREVKRIAGLLPNSTVVTGVAATEEFVKSLKNPRILHIATHGYFKKGQYQSSTQAMLNAGLLFAGVVDYDRMEMRPLDKEDGKLTAFEVMNMELDSTELVVLSACETGLGQASKEGVYGLQRAFKVAGARSIIMSLWKVNDEATQLLMTKFYENWQKKGMPKRKAFEVAQKQIRKHYKQPYYWGAFVMVE